In a single window of the Raphanus sativus cultivar WK10039 chromosome 9, ASM80110v3, whole genome shotgun sequence genome:
- the LOC130500301 gene encoding 40S ribosomal protein S30 codes for MGKVHGSLARAGKVRGQTPKVAKQDKKKKPRGRAHKRLQHNRRFVTAVVGFGKKRGPNSSEK; via the exons ATGG GAAAGGTGCACGGTTCATTGGCTCGTGCCGGGAAGGTGAGAGGTCAGACACCGAAAGTGGCTAAGcaggacaagaagaagaagcctcgTGGCCGCGCTCACAAGCGATTGCAACACAACCGCCGTTTCGTCACTGCAG TTGTTGGCTTTGGCAAAAAGAGAGGACCAAACTCATCAGAGAAGTAG
- the LOC108824198 gene encoding histone-lysine N-methyltransferase ASHR2, translating to MNDGGAKSETLLRVTEIEGRGRSLVAAQPLRAGQVILRESPLLLYSAFPFLSSPPSPYCDHCFRLLSQSSQRCRSCSLVSFCSPNCLSSHTPWLCESLRRLHQSSSAFADQSPERQVQARFLLSAYNLAAASPSDFQILLSLQGGGGENNGDRSVSEFLHSLLSAVCPPLPVPISPELTAALLEKDKVNGFGLMEPFSVSNEKRSVRGYGIYPKTSFLNHDCLPNACRFDYVDSGGGGSDGNTDIIIRMIHDVPQGREVCLSYFPVNMNYSSRQKRLLEDYGFRCECDRCKVESSWSEDENEDMEEMDGGEDDQEEEEEEMEEDEGEGCGDGVDGDESSFPHAYFFARYMCEKENCFGTLAPLPPKGHDVSRFLECNVCGSVKEDEVGGNP from the coding sequence atgaacgACGGCGGAGCTAAGTCGGAGACGCTGCTACGAGTTACAGAAATCGAAGGAAGAGGAAGGAGTCTAGTAGCGGCACAGCCTCTCCGTGCAGGACAAGTCATCCTCAGAGAATCCCCTCTCCTCCTCTACTCCGCTTTCCCATTTCTCTCATCACCTCCCTCTCCTTACTGCGACCATTGTTTCCGACTCTTATCTCAATCATCTCAGAGATGCCGATCCTGCTCCCTCGTCTCCTTCTGCAGCCCTAACTGCCTCTCCTCCCACACTCCATGGCTCTGCGAATCCCTCCGCCGCCTTCACCAATCATCCTCCGCATTCGCCGATCAATCTCCCGAGCGCCAAGTCCAAGCTCGGTTCCTCCTCTCCGCTTACAATCTCGCCGCCGCTTCTCCTTCCGATTTCCAGATCCTGCTCTCTCTCCAAGGCGGTGGCGGCGAAAACAACGGAGATCGTTCCGTTTCCGAGTTCCTCCACTCTCTGTTATCCGCCGTGTGTCCGCCTCTTCCGGTTCCGATCTCGCCGGAGCTCACGGCGGCTCTTCTTGAAAAGGATAAGGTTAACGGTTTCGGATTGATGGAGCCGTTCTCTGTATCCAACGAGAAGAGATCGGTGCGAGGGTATGGGATATATCCGAAGACGTCGTTTTTGAATCATGATTGTCTCCCTAATGCTTGTAGATTCGATTACGTTGActctggtggtggtggttccgATGGTAATACTGATATCATCATTAGGATGATCCATGATGTTCCTCAAGGTAGGGAAGTCTGTTTGAGTTACTTCCCTGTGAACATGAATTACTCGAGTAGACAGAAGAGGTTGCTTGAGGATTACGGTTTTAGATGTGAGTGTGATCGGTGTAAGGTGGAATCTAGTTGGTCGGAAGATGAGAACGAGGATATGGAAGAGATGGATGGTGGTGAAGATGatcaggaagaagaagaggaggagatgGAGGAAGATGAAGGAGAAGGTTGTGGGGATGGTGTGGATGGTGATGAATCTAGTTTCCCGCATGCTTACTTCTTTGCGAGATATATGTGTGAGAAGGAGAATTGTTTTGGCACTCTTGCTCCGCTTCCGCCGAAGGGTCATGATGTTTCGAGGTTTCTTGAATGTAATGTTTGTGGAAGTGTTAAGGAGGATGAAGTTGGCGGAAACCCATGA
- the LOC108838334 gene encoding 60S ribosomal protein L31-1-like: protein MEKGKGRKEEIVTREYTINLHRRLHSCTFKKKAPNAIKEIRKFALKAMGTKDVRVDVKLNKQIWSKGIRGPPRRVRVRVARKRNDDEDAKEEFYSLVTVAEIPAEGLSGLGTKVIDEDE, encoded by the exons ATGGAGAAAGgaaagggaagaaaggaggagATCGTTACCAGGGAGTACACTATCAACCTCCACAGGCGCCTCCATAGCTG CACATTCAAGAAGAAGGCACCCAATGCCATCAAAGAGATCAGGAAGTTTGCACTGAAAGCAATGGGAACCAAGGACGTCAGAGTAGACGTCAAGCTCAACAAGCAGATTTGGAGCAAAGGTATCCGTGGTCCTCCTAGGAGAGTCAGAGTCCGTGTTGCCCGGAAGAGGAACGATGATGAAGATGCCAAAGAAGAGTTTTACTCTCTTGTCACTGTCGCTGAGATTCCGGCCGAAGGATTGTCTGGTTTGGGCACCAAGGTTATCGATGAAGACGAGTGA
- the LOC108826029 gene encoding phospholipase A2-beta-like, with product MTMLIRFSLMRFVEAALFVALFLFDVGRTEECTRTCIAQNCDTLSIRYGKYCGIGHFGCPGEEPCDDLDACCMAHDNCVDSKGMTNISCHKKFKQCLNRLSKSIKQSKNKKVGFSKQCPYSQVIPTMNQGMDIGIMFSQLGNDLKTEL from the exons ATGACGATGTTGATTCGCTTTTCTTTGATGCGTTTTGTGGAGGCTGCTTTATTCGTAGCCCTCTTCCTCTTCGACGTTGGTCGCACCGAG GAGTGCACCAGAACCTGCATTGCGCAGAATTGCGACA CACTTTCTATACGATATGGCAAGTATTGTGGGATCGGACACTTTGGATGTCCTGGTGAGGAACCTTGTGATGATCTTGATGCTTGTTGTATGGCTCATGACAACTGCGTTGATTCTAAAG GTATGACTAACATAAGCTGCCATAAGAAGTTCAAGCAATGCCTAAACAGGCTTAGCAAATCGATTAAACagtccaaaaacaaaaaagtcgGCTTTTCCAAACAATGCCCTTACTCACAAGTCATACCAACTATGAATCAAGGAATGGATATCGGCATCATGTTCAGTCAACTAGGCAATGATCTGAAAACCGAGCTCTGA
- the LOC108827918 gene encoding transmembrane 9 superfamily member 11, protein MDRIKICFLAAVFSLIQLGFAFYLPGSYPHKYEVGDYLNVKVNSLTSIETEMPFSYYSLPFCQPAEGIKDSAENLGELLMGDRIENSPYRFKMFKNESEIFLCQTEKLSGDGFKLLKKRIDEMYQVNPMLDNLPAIRYTKKDGYVLRWTGYPVGIKVQDVYYVFNHLKFKVLVHKYEEAANVARVMGTGDAAEVIPTMGKSKDSDEPGYMVVGFEVVPCSFAHNADSTKKLKMYERYTTPIKCDSTSVSMSVKEGQSIVFSYEVSFEESDIKWPSRWDAYLKMEGSKVHWFSILNSLMVITFLAGIVLVIFLRTVRRDLTRYEELDKEAQAQMNEELSGWKLVVGDVFRAPSNPSLLCVMVGDGVQILGMAVVTILFAALGFMSPASRGTLITGMLFFYMILGIAAGYVAVRLWRTIGCGEHRGWMSVAWKAACFFPGIAFLILTTLNFLLWGSHSTGAIPFSLFVILILLWFCISVPLTLIGGYFGARAPHIEFPVRTNQIPREIPAQKYPSWLLVLGAGTLPFGTLFIELFFIMSSIWMGRVYYVFGFLFVVMILLVVVCAEVSLVLTYMHLCVEDYKWWWKSFFASGSVAIYIFIYSINYLVFDLKNLSGPVSATLYLGYSLFMVLAIMLATGTVGFLSSFWFVHYLFSSVKLD, encoded by the coding sequence ATGGATCGAATCAAGATCTGCTTCCTCGCAGCGGTTTTCTCGCTGATCCAATTAGGTTTCGCGTTTTACCTCCCAGGCAGTTATCCTCACAAGTACGAAGTCGGCGATTACTTGAACGTCAAGGTGAACTCTCTCACTTCGATCGAAACCGAGATGCCGTTTAGCTACTACAGCTTGCCGTTTTGTCAACCTGCCGAAGGAATCAAGGATAGTGCCGAGAATCTAGGGGAGCTTCTCATGGGAGATCGGATCGAGAATTCTCCGTATAGGTTTAAGATGTTCAAGAACGAGAGCGAGATCTTTCTTTGTCAGACGGAGAAGCTCTCTGGCGATGGTTTCAAGCTTCTCAAGAAGAGGATTGATGAGATGTATCAGGTGAACCCCATGCTTGACAACTTGCCTGCGATCCGTTACACTAAGAAAGATGGTTACGTTTTGAGGTGGACTGGGTATCCTGTTGGGATCAAGGTTCAGGATGTTTACTATGTGTTTAACCACTTGAAGTTTAAGGTTCTTGTTCATAAGTACGAAGAGGCTGCTAATGTGGCACGTGTCATGGGTACTGGGGATGCGGCTGAGGTGATTCCGACTATGGGGAAGAGTAAAGATTCTGATGAGCCTGGTTATATGGTTGTTGGGTTTGAGGTGGTTCCTTGCAGCTTTGCTCATAACGCTGACTCGACAAAGAAGCTGAAGATGTATGAGAGATACACGACTCCGATCAAATGTGATTCCACTAGTGTTTCAATGTCTGTAAAGGAAGGTCAGTCTATTGTGTTCTCTTATGAAGTTAGCTTCGAGGAGAGTGACATCAAGTGGCCGTCTAGGTGGGATGCGTATCTGAAGATGGAAGGCTCAAAGGTTCATTGGTTCTCGATCTTGAACTCTCTTATGGTGATCACTTTCTTGGCTGGTATTGTTCTTGTGATATTCTTGAGGACTGTTAGGAGGGATTTGACCCGTTACGAGGAGCTGGACAAGGAGGCTCAAGCTCAGATGAATGAGGAGTTATCTGGGTGGAAGCTTGTCGTTGGTGATGTCTTCCGTGCTCCGTCCAACCCTTCGCTTCTGTGTGTTATGGTTGGTGACGGTGTTCAGATTCTTGGCATGGCTGTTGTGACTATCTTGTTCGCTGCTCTTGGGTTCATGTCACCGGCTTCACGTGGAACACTTATCACCGGTATGCTCTTCTTCTACATGATCCTTGGCATTGCAGCTGGTTATGTTGCTGTTCGTCTCTGGAGGACGATTGGATGTGGTGAACACCGTGGATGGATGTCTGTTGCATGGAAAGCTGCTTGCTTTTTCCCGGGCATTGCGTTTCTGATCCTCACAACGCTGAACTTCCTTCTATGGGGTAGCCACAGTACTGGAGCTATTCCTTTCTCTCTGTTTGTCATCCTCATCCTCCTGTGGTTCTGCATCTCGGTTCCTCTCACCCTCATCGGTGGTTACTTTGGAGCCAGGGCTCCTCACATTGAGTTCCCGGTCCGAACCAACCAGATTCCCAGGGAAATCCCAGCTCAGAAATACCCGTCGTGGCTTCTAGTTCTTGGCGCTGGTACACTTCCTTTCGGGACCCTCTTCATCGAGCTGTTCTTCATCATGTCCAGCATCTGGATGGGCCGTGTCTACTACGTCTTCGGCTTCCTGTTCGTTGTCATGATCCTTCTCGTTGTGGTGTGTGCTGAGGTCTCCCTAGTGCTAACGTACATGCACTTGTGTGTGGAAGACTATAAATGGTGGTGGAAATCTTTCTTTGCGTCAGGATCCGTTGCTATCTACATATTCATCTACTCCATAAACTATCTCGTCTTCGACCTCAAAAACTTGAGTGGACCCGTTTCAGCGACTCTTTATCTGGGCTACTCTCTGTTCATGGTCCTGGCTATCATGCTCGCCACAGGTACTGTCGGTTTCCTCTCTTCCTTCTGGTTCGTGCACTACTTGTTCTCTTCGGTGAAACTTGACTGA
- the LOC108838333 gene encoding 60S ribosomal protein L28-1-like: protein MATVPGQLIWEIVKTNNCFLVKQFGRGNAKVQFSKEKNNLCNLNSYKHSGLANKKTVTIQPANKEQGVVLATTKTKKQNKPKVSVNKSILKKEFPRMSKAVANQVVDNYYRPDLKKFALARLSVISKSIRVAKSGAKQRNRQA from the exons ATGGCGACAGTTCCAGGACAATTGATCTGGGAGATCGTTAAGACCAACAACTGTTTCTTGGTCAAACAGTTCGGACGAGGCAACGCTAAGGTTCAGTTCAGCAAAGAGAAGAACAATCTCTGCAACCTTAACTCCTACAAGCACTCTG GTCTTGCAAACAAGAAGACAGTGACCATCCAGCCAGCTAACAAGGAACAAGGTGTTGTCCTCGCCACCACCAAGACCAAGAAGCAGAACAAGCCTAAGGTCTCTGTCAACAAGTCTATCTTGAAGAAGGAATTCCCCAGGATGTCCAAGGCTGTTGCTAACCAG GTGGTTGACAACTACTACAGGCCAGACTTGAAGAAATTTGCTCTTGCTAGACTCAGTGTCATCAGCAAAAGCATTAGGGTTGCCAAGTCCGGTGCCAAGCAAAGAAACCGTCAAGCTTAA